In Streptomyces puniciscabiei, a single genomic region encodes these proteins:
- the fasR gene encoding fatty acid biosynthesis transcriptional regulator FasR has protein sequence MPEPETRSSEPHADHHVPAVHPHAATLRRLEKSSGSLAAQAIARMDESLPWYRAMPPENRSWIGLVAQAGIAAFTEWFRHPDAPQAISTDVFGTAPRELTRAITLRQTVEMVRTTIEVMESAIDEVAAPGDESVLREALLVYAREIAFATAQVYAQAAEARGAWDARLESLVVNAVLSGEADEGAVSRAAALGWNSPEHVCVVLGTAPDGDSELTVEAIRRAARHAKLQVLTGVLGDRLVVIAGGSPHPLAVAKSLIGPFAAGPVVAGPVVPDLLAATRSAQAAAAGLKACSAWQDAPRPVLADDLLPERAIAGDPSAREQLVEEIYRPLEEAGSALLETLSVYLEQASSLEGAARMLFVHPNTVRYRLRRVTDVTGWSPSDVRSAFTLRIALILGRLADGEIPA, from the coding sequence GTGCCCGAACCCGAAACCCGCAGCAGCGAGCCCCACGCCGACCACCACGTGCCGGCCGTCCATCCGCACGCCGCGACCCTCAGGCGGCTGGAGAAGTCCTCCGGTTCTCTCGCCGCGCAGGCCATCGCACGGATGGACGAGTCCCTGCCGTGGTACCGGGCCATGCCCCCGGAGAACCGTTCCTGGATCGGGCTCGTGGCCCAGGCGGGGATCGCGGCCTTCACCGAGTGGTTCCGGCACCCGGACGCCCCCCAGGCGATCTCGACGGACGTGTTCGGCACCGCGCCGCGCGAGCTGACCCGGGCCATCACGCTGCGGCAGACCGTGGAGATGGTGCGGACCACCATCGAGGTCATGGAGAGCGCGATCGACGAGGTCGCGGCCCCGGGTGACGAGAGCGTGCTGCGGGAGGCGCTGCTCGTGTACGCCCGGGAGATCGCCTTCGCCACCGCGCAGGTCTACGCCCAGGCCGCCGAGGCACGCGGTGCCTGGGACGCCCGGCTGGAGTCGCTGGTCGTCAACGCCGTGCTGAGCGGGGAGGCGGACGAAGGGGCCGTGAGCCGGGCGGCCGCGCTCGGGTGGAACTCTCCGGAGCATGTGTGCGTCGTGCTCGGGACCGCTCCGGACGGGGACAGCGAGCTGACCGTCGAGGCCATCCGGCGGGCCGCCCGGCATGCCAAGCTCCAGGTGCTCACCGGGGTGCTCGGGGACCGGCTCGTCGTCATCGCGGGGGGCAGTCCCCATCCGCTCGCCGTCGCCAAGTCGCTCATCGGGCCCTTCGCCGCCGGGCCGGTCGTCGCGGGGCCGGTCGTACCCGATCTGCTGGCCGCCACGCGGTCCGCGCAGGCCGCCGCCGCGGGCCTGAAGGCCTGCTCGGCCTGGCAGGACGCCCCGCGGCCGGTGCTCGCGGACGATCTGCTGCCGGAGCGCGCGATCGCGGGCGATCCGAGCGCCCGCGAGCAGTTGGTGGAGGAGATCTACAGACCTCTCGAAGAGGCCGGTTCGGCGCTGCTGGAAACCCTGAGTGTCTATCTGGAGCAGGCGAGCAGCCTCGAAGGCGCGGCCCGGATGCTCTTCGTTCACCCGAACACCGTGCGCTACCGGCTCCGACGTGTGACTGACGTCACCGGTTGGTCGCCCTCGGATGTACGATCCGCGTTCACGCTGCGGATCGCGCTCATCCTGGGGCGTCTGGCCGACGGCGAGATCCCGGCATAG
- a CDS encoding GNAT family N-acetyltransferase, with protein MSLVRRAAPEDAMEVLRLRQVMIDSLGSGGGGGPTDWHAESLPTLRGRLAEPDGDFAAFVVDHPDRPGALAALVAGTLEYRIGKAGNPHGRVGHVFSVATDPDARRRGYARACMEELLAWFRERGAGQVLLNASSQAEPLYASLGFTRDRDPSMRLLL; from the coding sequence ATGAGTCTCGTACGCCGGGCCGCGCCCGAGGATGCCATGGAAGTGCTGCGTCTGCGCCAGGTGATGATCGACTCTCTGGGCAGCGGGGGAGGCGGCGGGCCGACGGACTGGCATGCCGAGTCGCTGCCGACGCTGCGCGGGCGGCTGGCCGAGCCGGACGGGGACTTCGCCGCCTTCGTCGTGGACCATCCGGACCGGCCGGGGGCGCTGGCCGCGCTGGTGGCCGGAACGCTGGAGTACCGCATCGGGAAGGCCGGCAATCCGCACGGGCGGGTCGGGCACGTCTTCAGCGTCGCGACCGACCCGGACGCCCGGCGGCGCGGGTACGCGCGTGCGTGCATGGAGGAGCTGCTGGCCTGGTTCCGGGAGCGTGGCGCGGGTCAGGTCCTGCTGAACGCCTCCTCGCAGGCCGAGCCGCTGTACGCCTCGCTCGGCTTCACCCGTGACCGGGACCCGTCGATGCGGCTGCTGCTGTGA
- a CDS encoding ACP S-malonyltransferase, with protein sequence MLVLVAPGQGAQTPGFLTPWLELPGAADRVAAWSDAIGLDLAHYGTQADADAIRDTAVAQPLLVAAGILSAAALGDMSGIAPGAVAGHSVGEITAAAFAGVLDDTAALGLVRKRGLAMADAAAVTETGMSALLGGDPETSVAHLEKLGLTPANINGAGQIVAAGTLEQLAALSEDKPEGVRKVVPLKVAGAFHTHHMAPAVETLAKAAAELTPADPKVRYVSNKDGRAVATGAEVLERLVGQVANPVRWDLCMETFKELGATALIEVCPGGTLTGLAKRALPGVKTLALKTPDDLETARELIAEHAGAGA encoded by the coding sequence GTGCTCGTACTCGTCGCTCCCGGCCAGGGCGCCCAGACGCCCGGCTTCCTGACTCCCTGGCTCGAACTGCCCGGCGCCGCCGACCGTGTCGCCGCCTGGTCGGACGCCATCGGACTGGACCTGGCCCATTACGGCACCCAGGCCGACGCCGACGCCATCCGTGACACCGCGGTGGCCCAGCCGCTGCTGGTCGCCGCCGGGATCCTGTCCGCCGCGGCACTCGGTGACATGTCCGGGATCGCGCCGGGCGCGGTCGCCGGTCACAGCGTCGGTGAGATCACCGCCGCCGCCTTCGCGGGTGTGCTGGACGACACCGCCGCGCTGGGCCTGGTCCGCAAGCGGGGTCTGGCGATGGCCGACGCCGCCGCGGTCACCGAGACCGGCATGTCGGCGCTGCTCGGCGGCGACCCCGAGACCTCCGTGGCGCACCTGGAGAAGCTGGGCCTGACCCCGGCGAACATCAACGGCGCGGGCCAGATCGTCGCCGCCGGCACGCTGGAGCAGCTGGCGGCGCTGAGCGAGGACAAGCCCGAGGGCGTCCGCAAGGTCGTCCCGCTGAAGGTCGCCGGCGCCTTCCACACCCATCACATGGCTCCCGCCGTCGAGACGCTGGCCAAGGCCGCCGCGGAGCTGACCCCGGCCGACCCGAAGGTCCGTTACGTCTCCAACAAGGACGGCCGCGCCGTCGCGACCGGCGCCGAGGTGCTGGAGCGGCTGGTCGGCCAGGTCGCCAACCCCGTGCGCTGGGACCTGTGCATGGAGACCTTCAAGGAGCTGGGCGCCACCGCGCTCATCGAGGTGTGCCCGGGCGGCACCCTGACCGGCCTGGCCAAGCGCGCCCTGCCCGGCGTCAAGACGCTGGCCCTGAAGACCCCCGACGACCTCGAGACGGCCCGCGAGCTCATTGCCGAGCACGCCGGCGCCGGCGCCTAA
- a CDS encoding pirin family protein, producing MDVRRADERYPGGEPEAGIDSRHAFSFGPHYDPDNLRFGAIIACNEERLAPGAGFDEHPHSHTEIVTWVVEGELTHRDSTGHETKVRPGDVQHLSAAAGVRHVERNDGPSPLTFIQMWLAPREPGGEPSYEIIPGIADSTPYAVPGAGAMLHIRRLKAGERTAVPDAAHVYVHVVRGAIRLGEERLGAGDSARITAAVALEAVAVTSAEVLLWEMGA from the coding sequence ATGGACGTACGGCGCGCCGATGAGCGCTACCCGGGGGGCGAGCCGGAGGCGGGGATCGACTCGCGTCACGCCTTCTCCTTCGGCCCCCACTACGACCCCGACAACCTCCGCTTCGGCGCGATCATCGCCTGCAACGAGGAGCGGCTCGCGCCCGGCGCCGGCTTCGACGAACACCCGCACAGCCACACCGAGATCGTCACCTGGGTCGTCGAGGGCGAGCTGACCCACCGCGACTCCACCGGCCACGAGACCAAGGTCCGCCCGGGCGACGTACAGCACCTCAGCGCGGCGGCGGGCGTCCGGCACGTGGAACGCAACGACGGGCCGTCGCCGCTCACCTTCATCCAGATGTGGCTGGCGCCGCGGGAGCCGGGCGGAGAGCCGTCGTACGAGATCATCCCGGGCATCGCCGACTCCACGCCGTACGCGGTGCCGGGGGCGGGGGCGATGCTGCACATACGCCGGCTGAAGGCGGGGGAGCGGACGGCGGTGCCGGACGCGGCGCATGTGTACGTGCACGTGGTGCGGGGTGCGATCCGGCTGGGGGAGGAGCGACTGGGCGCGGGGGACTCGGCGCGGATCACCGCAGCGGTGGCTCTGGAGGCGGTGGCGGTCACGTCGGCCGAAGTGCTGCTGTGGGAGATGGGGGCGTAG
- a CDS encoding ketoacyl-ACP synthase III yields MAKIKPSKGAPYARILGVGGYRPTRVVPNEVILEKIDSSDEWIRSRSGIETRHWAGPEETVAAMAIEASGKAIADAGIDAEQIGAVVVSTVSHFSQTPAVATEIADKLGTNKAAAFDISAGCAGFGYGLTLAKGMVAEGSAEYVLVIGVERLSDLTDLEDRATAFLFGDGAGAVIVGPSQEPAIGPTVWGSEGDKAETIKQTVPWDRFRLGDLSELPLDSDGNVKFPAITQEGQAVFRWAVFEMAKVAQQALDAAGISPEELDVFIPHQANVRIIDSMVKTLKLPEHVTVARDIRTTGNTSAASIPLAMERLLATGEAKSGDTALVIGFGAGLVYAATVVTLP; encoded by the coding sequence ATGGCGAAGATCAAGCCCAGCAAGGGCGCCCCGTATGCGCGCATCCTCGGTGTCGGCGGCTACCGGCCGACGCGGGTGGTGCCCAACGAGGTGATCCTCGAGAAGATCGACTCCTCCGACGAGTGGATCCGCTCTCGCTCCGGCATCGAGACCCGGCACTGGGCCGGTCCCGAGGAGACCGTGGCCGCGATGGCGATCGAGGCCTCCGGCAAGGCGATCGCGGACGCCGGCATCGACGCCGAGCAGATCGGTGCCGTGGTCGTCTCGACGGTCTCGCACTTCAGCCAGACGCCGGCCGTCGCCACCGAGATCGCCGACAAGCTGGGCACGAACAAGGCGGCCGCCTTCGACATCTCGGCCGGCTGCGCGGGCTTCGGCTACGGCCTCACCCTGGCCAAGGGCATGGTGGCGGAAGGTTCCGCCGAGTACGTCCTCGTCATCGGCGTGGAGCGGCTCAGCGACCTGACCGACCTGGAGGACCGGGCCACGGCCTTCCTGTTCGGCGACGGCGCCGGCGCGGTCATCGTCGGTCCCTCGCAGGAGCCGGCCATCGGCCCGACCGTGTGGGGCTCCGAGGGCGACAAGGCCGAGACCATCAAGCAGACCGTTCCCTGGGACCGCTTCCGGCTCGGTGACCTGTCCGAGCTGCCGCTCGACAGCGACGGCAACGTCAAGTTCCCCGCCATCACACAGGAAGGCCAGGCGGTGTTCCGCTGGGCCGTGTTCGAGATGGCGAAGGTCGCCCAGCAGGCGCTGGACGCGGCCGGTATCAGCCCGGAAGAGCTGGACGTCTTCATCCCGCACCAGGCCAACGTGCGGATCATCGACTCGATGGTGAAGACCCTCAAACTGCCGGAGCACGTCACGGTCGCCCGTGACATCCGCACCACCGGCAACACCTCGGCCGCCTCGATCCCGCTCGCGATGGAGCGGCTCCTGGCGACCGGGGAGGCGAAGAGCGGCGACACCGCGCTCGTCATCGGATTCGGGGCGGGTCTCGTCTACGCCGCCACGGTCGTTACCCTCCCCTAG
- a CDS encoding MerR family transcriptional regulator, translating to MTVMQTTPADTARTTPADICSAPPRRHPRPDGEDRYTISEVVAFTGLTAHTLRWYERIGLMPHVDRSHTGQRRYRNRDLDWLDFVTKLRLTGMPVADMVRYAELVREGESTYGERRELLESTRRDVLNRIAELRDTLAVLDRKISFYAMEGTTR from the coding sequence ATGACGGTGATGCAGACCACGCCAGCGGACACCGCACGAACCACCCCGGCAGACATCTGCTCCGCCCCGCCCAGACGCCATCCACGCCCCGACGGCGAGGACCGCTACACGATCAGCGAGGTCGTCGCGTTCACCGGCCTGACCGCGCACACCCTGCGCTGGTACGAGCGGATCGGCCTGATGCCGCACGTCGACCGCTCGCACACCGGCCAGCGGCGCTACCGCAACCGCGACCTGGACTGGCTGGACTTCGTGACCAAGCTGCGGCTGACCGGCATGCCGGTGGCGGACATGGTCCGGTACGCGGAACTGGTCCGGGAGGGCGAGAGCACCTACGGGGAACGCCGGGAACTGCTGGAGTCGACCCGCAGGGACGTCCTGAACAGGATCGCCGAACTGCGGGACACGCTCGCCGTGCTCGACCGCAAGATCAGCTTCTACGCGATGGAGGGGACCACGCGATGA
- a CDS encoding serine hydrolase domain-containing protein: MSLNSLTSLASIEKWPVPTAAAGVVRADGTVLGTHGPVGHRFPLASVTKPLAAYAALVAYEEGAVELDEPAGPPGSTVRHLLAHTSGLAFDEHRVTAPPGERRLYSNAGFEQLGDHIAKAADIPFAEYLRQAVLEPLGMTSTTLAGSPAKDGVSTVADLLRFAAEVQAPRLLDPRTVAEAMSVQYPGTKGVLPGYGHQNPNDWGLGFEIRNSKSPHWTGSSSSPRTFGHFGQSGTFLWIDPDAGVAGVALTDRAFGPWAIEAWPVFTDAVLAELRG, from the coding sequence ATGTCGTTGAACAGCCTGACGAGCCTGGCGTCGATCGAGAAGTGGCCCGTACCCACCGCCGCGGCGGGAGTCGTCCGAGCCGACGGGACCGTCCTCGGAACCCACGGCCCCGTCGGGCACCGTTTTCCGCTCGCCTCGGTCACCAAACCGCTGGCCGCGTACGCGGCGCTGGTCGCCTACGAGGAGGGCGCCGTCGAGCTGGACGAGCCGGCCGGGCCGCCCGGCTCGACCGTCCGCCACCTCCTCGCGCACACCTCCGGTCTGGCCTTCGACGAGCACCGGGTGACGGCGCCCCCCGGTGAGCGCCGGCTCTACTCCAATGCCGGGTTCGAGCAGCTCGGGGACCACATCGCGAAGGCCGCGGACATCCCGTTCGCCGAGTATCTGCGGCAGGCGGTGCTGGAGCCGCTGGGCATGACGTCGACGACGCTGGCGGGCTCCCCCGCGAAGGACGGCGTGTCCACGGTGGCCGACCTGCTGCGGTTCGCGGCGGAGGTGCAGGCGCCGCGGTTGCTGGATCCGCGGACGGTCGCGGAGGCGATGAGCGTGCAGTACCCCGGGACGAAGGGGGTGCTGCCCGGGTACGGCCACCAGAACCCGAACGACTGGGGTCTGGGCTTCGAGATCCGCAACTCCAAGTCGCCCCACTGGACGGGGAGTTCCTCGTCACCGCGCACCTTTGGACATTTCGGTCAGTCGGGTACGTTTCTGTGGATCGACCCGGACGCGGGAGTGGCCGGGGTCGCCCTGACGGACCGGGCGTTCGGGCCGTGGGCGATCGAGGCGTGGCCGGTGTTCACCGACGCCGTGCTGGCGGAGCTGCGGGGCTGA